One Nocardia sp. BMG111209 DNA segment encodes these proteins:
- a CDS encoding SDR family NAD(P)-dependent oxidoreductase → MQINGSSALVVGGTGGLGEATVRRLHAAGAKVVVADVADEKGKQLEDELGIRYVHTDATSEESVLAAIAEAEALAPLRISVDTHGGPAKGGRLVGKDGSPLPLDGFKITIEFYLTAVFNVMRLAAAAMAKTEPLEEGARGVIINTASIAGYEGQIGQLNYSAAKGGVIGMTLVAARDLSPLGIRVMGIAPGTINTPAYGKAADQLEQYWSPQIPFPKRMGRSEEYAQLAQSIIENNYLNGDVIRLDGALRFPPK, encoded by the coding sequence ATGCAGATCAATGGAAGCTCTGCGCTGGTCGTGGGCGGTACCGGTGGTCTCGGTGAGGCCACCGTCCGCCGCCTGCACGCCGCCGGCGCCAAGGTCGTCGTCGCCGATGTCGCCGACGAGAAGGGCAAGCAGCTCGAGGACGAGCTGGGCATCCGCTATGTGCACACCGACGCCACCAGCGAGGAATCGGTGCTGGCCGCGATCGCGGAGGCGGAGGCCCTGGCCCCGCTGCGCATCTCGGTGGACACCCACGGCGGCCCCGCCAAGGGCGGCCGGCTCGTCGGCAAGGACGGGTCCCCGCTGCCGCTCGACGGGTTCAAGATCACCATCGAGTTCTACCTGACCGCTGTGTTCAATGTCATGCGGCTGGCGGCGGCGGCCATGGCCAAGACCGAGCCGCTGGAGGAGGGCGCCCGCGGCGTCATCATCAACACCGCCTCCATCGCCGGGTACGAGGGCCAGATCGGCCAGCTGAACTACTCCGCGGCCAAGGGCGGTGTCATCGGCATGACCCTGGTCGCCGCGCGCGACCTGTCCCCGCTGGGCATCCGCGTCATGGGCATCGCGCCGGGCACCATCAACACCCCCGCGTACGGCAAGGCCGCCGACCAGCTGGAGCAGTACTGGTCCCCGCAGATCCCGTTCCCGAAGCGCATGGGCCGCTCCGAGGAGTACGCGCAGCTGGCGCAGTCGATCATCGAGAACAACTACCTCAACGGCGACGTCATCCGGCTCGACGGCGCGCTCCGCTTCCCGCCGAAGTGA
- a CDS encoding SMP-30/gluconolactonase/LRE family protein, producing MLFGSGWGRGRLRAGWVAVLVAAGMIDVAAQAQAAPAGDCSAGWQSTTLLSGHRELENLDSDGHGGFFVSALVAGELLHLRSGGETDTLATGLDHPGGVRFDGRYVYFSTGDNFPGPPGALHRYDTATGEFTDLLGGLDMPNGLLRLPDGDLLIASSAPGSAQGISRYRPSSGEFTPGWSDLALPNGLALSGDGTAVYATTLTAQIYRVPLEDPHHPTVVLGAPALAALPDDLDATRSGPVYFADQVAGAVYRADPATGAVCSVVTGLITPNPVRQVPDGVSSVRIERDGDGWSLYVTAMDGALRRLRPPPGVDLTPPNPDMR from the coding sequence ATGCTGTTCGGAAGCGGGTGGGGACGCGGGCGGTTGCGCGCCGGTTGGGTCGCAGTGCTGGTCGCCGCGGGGATGATCGATGTCGCGGCACAGGCACAGGCCGCTCCGGCCGGGGACTGTTCCGCGGGCTGGCAGTCCACCACGCTGCTGAGCGGGCACCGGGAGCTGGAGAATCTGGACTCCGACGGGCACGGCGGCTTCTTCGTCTCCGCGCTGGTCGCCGGTGAGCTGCTGCATCTGCGGTCCGGTGGCGAGACCGACACGCTCGCAACAGGTTTGGACCATCCCGGCGGCGTGCGGTTCGACGGCCGGTACGTGTACTTCAGCACCGGGGACAATTTCCCCGGGCCCCCGGGTGCGTTGCACCGCTACGACACCGCGACCGGTGAATTCACCGATCTGCTCGGCGGACTCGACATGCCCAACGGGCTGTTGCGGCTGCCCGACGGGGATCTGCTGATCGCCTCGTCCGCGCCGGGGAGCGCCCAGGGCATCTCCCGGTACCGGCCGTCGAGCGGCGAATTCACCCCGGGCTGGTCGGATCTCGCGCTGCCCAACGGTCTCGCGTTGTCCGGCGACGGCACGGCGGTCTACGCGACGACGCTGACCGCGCAGATCTACCGGGTGCCACTGGAAGATCCGCACCACCCCACCGTGGTCCTCGGTGCGCCGGCGCTGGCCGCGCTGCCCGACGATCTGGATGCGACCCGTTCGGGCCCGGTGTATTTCGCGGATCAGGTCGCCGGTGCGGTGTATCGGGCCGATCCGGCGACGGGGGCCGTCTGCTCCGTCGTCACGGGGCTGATCACGCCGAATCCGGTGCGGCAGGTGCCCGACGGCGTCAGCTCGGTGCGCATCGAACGCGACGGCGACGGGTGGTCGTTGTACGTCACCGCGATGGACGGGGCGCTGCGCCGGTTGCGGCCGCCGCCCGGGGTCGACCTGACCCCGCCGAACCCGGATATGCGCTGA
- a CDS encoding SDR family NAD(P)-dependent oxidoreductase, translating to MTSLAGKVAFVAGASRGIGATVAEALAAAGATVAVAARSETEGKLPGTIGAVADRITAAGGRALPVPCNVSDEASVNAAVQSTVDAFGGIDILVANAGVLWMGPIESTPLKRWQLCLDVNLTGVFLVTKAVIPHVRARGGGSLIAITTTGVDMIDRGANAYWVSKAAAERLYLGLASDLKGDNIAVNCLSPSRVVLTEGWAAGGGGVQIPPEAVEPPEAMANAAVLLAGQDATGITGTVQRSESLVAQG from the coding sequence ATGACTTCGCTGGCAGGCAAGGTCGCCTTCGTCGCCGGGGCCAGCCGCGGGATCGGCGCCACGGTCGCCGAGGCCCTGGCGGCCGCGGGGGCCACGGTCGCGGTGGCGGCGCGCTCGGAGACCGAGGGCAAGCTGCCCGGCACCATCGGTGCGGTGGCCGACCGGATCACCGCCGCCGGCGGCCGGGCGCTGCCGGTGCCGTGCAACGTCTCCGACGAGGCGTCGGTGAACGCGGCGGTGCAGTCGACCGTGGACGCGTTCGGCGGTATCGACATCCTGGTCGCCAACGCCGGGGTGCTGTGGATGGGCCCGATCGAGTCCACCCCGCTGAAGCGGTGGCAGCTGTGCCTGGACGTCAACCTCACCGGGGTGTTCCTGGTGACGAAGGCGGTGATCCCGCACGTGCGGGCGCGCGGCGGCGGCTCGCTGATCGCGATCACCACCACCGGTGTCGACATGATCGACCGGGGCGCCAACGCCTACTGGGTGTCCAAGGCGGCCGCCGAGCGGCTGTATCTGGGACTGGCGTCGGATCTGAAGGGCGACAACATCGCCGTCAACTGCCTCAGCCCGTCCCGGGTGGTGCTCACCGAGGGGTGGGCGGCCGGTGGTGGCGGCGTGCAGATCCCACCGGAGGCCGTCGAGCCGCCGGAGGCGATGGCGAATGCCGCCGTACTGCTGGCCGGACAGGATGCCACCGGCATCACCGGCACCGTCCAGCGCTCGGAATCGCTGGTGGCGCAAGGCTGA